From the Actinopolymorpha singaporensis genome, the window TCGCTCATCGTGCTGACCACGCCGCGCGGCTTGTTCAGGACGAGGTAGACCTTGGTCTCGTCCACCGCGATCCGCCTGCCGTCCACGCGTACGGAGTCGCGGGTCGGGTCGACCCGGGTGCCGAGGGTCGTCACCACCTGGCCGTTCACCTCGACCCGGCCGTCGACGATGAGTTCCTCGGCGGCCCGCCGGCTGCCGACCCCGGCCTGGGCGAGCACCTTCTGCAGCCGAACGCCTTCGGACTCACCCATCGGCGTCCGTCCTCCGCTCCGTACTCACGTCATCCTGGTGGGCCGCGGTGGCCCCGGGCCCCCCGTCGGTCTCGGGCTCCGCGTCGGCGTCGCCTTCCTCCGCCGGCTCGTCCCCCACCGGCGGATCCGTCTCGGGCCGTACGGCCGGCTCGACCTCATCCTCCGTGCCGCCCAACGGCATCTGCGCGGGAACCGACGGCGCGACCTCGGCGGGCGTGCTCACCTGCTCGGCTTCCATCTCGTCGATGTCCGGGAGGTACGGCGCGAGGTCCGGCAACTCCTCCAGCGACCGGATGCCGAGGCGTTCGAGGAAGTACGAGGTCGTGCGGTAGAGCGTCGCGTTGCTCTCCCCCTCCGCGCCGGCCTCCTCGACCAGCCCCCGCGTCACCAGCGTGCGCATCACGCCGTCGCAGTTGACGCCGCGGATCGCCGACACGCGCGCTCGGCTCACCGGCTGCTTGTACGCGACGACCGCCAGGGTCTCCAGCGCGGCCTGGGTGAGCTTGGCCTGCTGCCCGTCCAGCACGAACCGCTGCACGACGTCGGCGTACTCCTCCCGGGTGTAGAGCCGCCAGCCACCCGCGACCTCGCGCAGGTCGAACCCGCGTTCCTGCTGGGTGTACTCGGCCGACAGGGCGCGCAGGGCCTCGTCGATGTCGGGGCGCGGCCGCCCGAGAACCTGCGCCAGGGTGACCGGTGACAGCGGCTCGTCGACGATCAACAGGATCGCCTCGATCGGTCCGTGCAGGTCACCGGGTACGACCACGTCGAGGGTCTCCTCGGCCTGCTCGCCGGCTTCCTCGGCGGACGGGACCGGCTCGTCCGTTCCCGTCGGCTGGGTCGGCTCGGCCTGCTCGGTCGGCTCCTCGCCCTCGACCTCGGCCTGCTCGGTCGGCTCCTCGCTCTCGACCTCGGCCTGGTCGGTCGGCTCGGTCGGTTCGTACTCCTCGACGGACGGCGCCGGGCGCTCGACCTCGGGCGCGTCGTCGGCACCGCTCATGTGCTGTCTCCTGTCGAATCCGGCTCAGCCTGTTCGTCGCCTGGCTCCTGCCCGCCGCCGTCCTGCTCGCCGCCGCCGTCCTGCTCGTCGAACTCGTCGCTGACCGTGACCGCACCCTCGTCGCTTCCGGCCCAGCGCACGGTCAGCTCGGCCAGGGCCTCGGCCTGCTCGAAGGTCACCGCGCCCTCACGGAAGAGTTCCAGCAGGGCGAGGAACCGCGCGATCGTCGTCACGACGTTGGGCGAGTCGGCCACCAGCGCCCGGAACGTCGTCGAGCGTATCCGCCGCAGGCGTTCGACCAGGATGGCGCCCTGCTCCCGCACGCTGACCCGGGGCGCGTGGATGTGCGTCAGCGACACCACCGGCTCCGGACGCGGGCGCATCGCCCGGGCGGCGAGCCGGGCGAAGTCGTCGACTCCCAGGCCGATCAGCACCTCGGGCAGCAGCTTGGCGAAGCGGTCCTCCAGCCCGACGGCACGCGGGAACCGGCGCGCCTCCCGCGTCATGCGCTCCGCCAGCAGCCCGCCCACCTGCTTGTACGCGCGGTACTGCAGCAGCCGGGCGAACAGCAGGTCCCGGGCTTCCAGCAGCGCGAGGTCCTCCTCGTCCTCGACCTCTCCCTGCGGCAGCAGCCGGGCCGCCTTGAGGTCGAGCAGCGTGGACGCGACGAGCAGGAACTCCGTGGTCTGGTCGAGGTCCCACTCCGGGCCCTTCGCCCGGATGTAGGCGATGAACTCGTCGGTCACCACCGACAGCGCGACCTCGGTGACGTCCAGCTTGTGCTTGGAGATCAGCCCGAGCAGCAGGTCGAACGGGCCCTCGAAGTTTTCCAGCCGGACGGTGAACGTGTTCCTCCGGCCGATCGCCGGCGCCGGCTCCTCCTCGGCCCGCGCGGGTTCGTCTCCGGGCACGCTCACGTGGTCGGTCACGTAGGTCTGTGCGGTGGTGGTCAGCCGGGACAGCCGGATCAGCCGAGCCGGCCGACCAGCTCGCGGGCGAGCTGACGGTAGGCCTCGGCGGCGACGCTGTTCGGCGCATACGTGGTGATCGGCTCGCCCAGCTTGTTGGTCTCGGGGAAGCGGACCGTGCGGGAGATCACGGTGTGGAACACCGTCTCACCGAACCGTCCGACGACCTCCTCCAGGATCTCCCGGGCGTGCAGCGTCCGCATGTCGAACATCGTGGCGAGGATGCCCTCGATCCTCAGCCGCGGGTTGATGCGTTCCTGGACGGTCTTGATCGTCTTGTCGACGAGGAAGCCGAGCCCGCGCAGGGCGAAGTACTCACACTCCAGCGGGATGATCACGCCGTCGGCGGCGGTCAGTGCGTTGACGGTGAGCAGGCCGAGTGACGGCTGGCAGTCGATCAGGATCAGGTCGTACTCCGGACGCAGTGCCTCCAACTGGCGGGCCAGCGTGGTCTCGCGGGCGACCTCGCTGACGAGCTGGATCTCCGCACCGGACAGCGAGATGTCCGACGGCAGCAGGTCCATGCCGTCGACCGCGGTCTTGACCCGGATGTCCTCGGCGGTCACGTCGCGGTCGATGACCATGTCGTACGTCGTGGCTTCCAGCGCCAGCGGGTCGATGCCGAGCCCGATCGTCAGCGAGGCCTGCGGGTCGAAGTCGACCAGCAGCACCCGGCGGCCGAGCTCGGCCAGCGACGCACCGAGGTTGATCGCGGTGGTCGTCTTGCCGACGCCACCCTTCTGGTTGACGATCGCGATGATGCGGGCCGGTCCGTGGCTCTCCAGCGGCGGCGGATCGGGGAACTGCGGGCGCGGCCTGGGCGAGGACGACCTGGCCTCGTCGCCGGCCGGTGCGGGTGCGACCGGCGTGAGGTCGGGTTCGTCGGTCTCGGCCGGCTCCGCGGGGTCGACGACGGGCTCGGTGGGTACGGCGGGTACGACGGGCTCAGCAGGCCCGGGGGGTTCGACCGGCACGGACGGCGCCGTCGGCTCGACCGGCGGCGGCACCACCGAGGGGTCCGAGGGAGTGGAGGGGTCGATCACCGGAGCGACGCCAGGCGCGGGCTCGGGGTCGATCGTGGGGCTGGTCGCCGCCGGCGGTGTGGTCTCCCACTCCTGCCGGAACGGCTGGTCCTGCGCAGGCCGCTCCGACTGCCGCGCAGGCTCGTACGACTGCTGGGCAGATTCGGTTCCGGCACCGTTCGTCGAGTCGTTCACGGCTCGCGTAACCTCCTGCCACGTCGGGCCCACATTCTCGGGCAGCGACTCTGCGGTTGGGAACTCTAGTCTCACCTGCCGGTGAACCCGGCGGGGAGGCCAGGGGCACCGACCCGCCGCCGGTCCTCGAGCGATCCCGGCGGCACATGCGCCGTACTGCACAAGACCGTAGTGCCAACCCTGCCTTTTCACGCCCGCGCACGGGGGTGTGTCGCGGCATACACCTCACGCAGCTTGTCGACGGTGACGAGTGTGTAGACCTGCGTGGTCGTCACCGACGCGTGCCCGAGGAGTTCCTGCACCACCCGGACGTCCGCGCCGCCGTCGAGCAGATGGGTCGCGAAGGAGTGCCGGAGCGTGTGCGGCGACACCTCCGCGGGCACGTTCGCGCGTTCGGCGGCGTGCCGCAGGACCGTCCACGCACTCTGCCGGGACAGCCTGCCGCCGCGGGCGTTGAGGAACAGCGCGGGAGTGCCCTTGCCGCCGGCGGCGAGCGCCGGCCGGGCCCGCACCTGGTAGGCGGTGACGGCCCGGGCGGCGTACGAACCGACCGGCACGATCCGCTCCTTCCCGCCCTTGCCTCGCAGCAGCACCGCACCGGCGTCCAGGTCGAGGTCGTCGACGTCCAGCCCGACCGCCTCGGAGATGCGCGCGCCGGTGCCGTAGAGCAGTTCGAGCAGCGCGCGGTCGCGCAGCGCCAGCGGGGTGTCGCCGGCGCCGGACGCCTCCAGGATGCGTTCGACGTCCGCGACCGGCAGCGCCTTCGGCAGCCGGCGCGGCGGCACCGGCGGCCGCACCTCCCGGGCCGGGTCGTCCCCCGTCAGCCCCTCCCGGTGCGCGAACTTGTGGAACCCCCGTACGGCGACGACGGTCCGCGCCGCCGAACTCGCGCCGAGCGGCGGGTGGTCTGGGTCGCCCTCCCGCAACCGGACGAGGAAGGCGCTGACGTCGGCGGGCCCGATCCGGTCGGCCCGGTCCAGCCCCCTCGCGGCCAGGAACTCCGCGTACCGGCGCAGGTCCCGGCGGTAGGACGCCAGCGTGTTGGCCGCCAGCCCGCGTTCGACGCTGAGGTGGTTGAGGTAGCCGGTGACCGCCCGCTCCACCCCCGTGGCGCTCACCTCAGGCCACCACCGCGGCGAAGTCGGTGTGCGGAAGGCCGTGCGCCTCCGCGACGGCGGCGTTGACCAGCTGCCCCTCGTGGGCGTTCAGCCCCAGGCCGAGGGCGAGATCGGCCCGGCTGGCCTCCTGCCATCCCCGGTCGGCG encodes:
- the scpB gene encoding SMC-Scp complex subunit ScpB → MSGADDAPEVERPAPSVEEYEPTEPTDQAEVESEEPTEQAEVEGEEPTEQAEPTQPTGTDEPVPSAEEAGEQAEETLDVVVPGDLHGPIEAILLIVDEPLSPVTLAQVLGRPRPDIDEALRALSAEYTQQERGFDLREVAGGWRLYTREEYADVVQRFVLDGQQAKLTQAALETLAVVAYKQPVSRARVSAIRGVNCDGVMRTLVTRGLVEEAGAEGESNATLYRTTSYFLERLGIRSLEELPDLAPYLPDIDEMEAEQVSTPAEVAPSVPAQMPLGGTEDEVEPAVRPETDPPVGDEPAEEGDADAEPETDGGPGATAAHQDDVSTERRTDADG
- a CDS encoding segregation and condensation protein A, whose product is MTDHVSVPGDEPARAEEEPAPAIGRRNTFTVRLENFEGPFDLLLGLISKHKLDVTEVALSVVTDEFIAYIRAKGPEWDLDQTTEFLLVASTLLDLKAARLLPQGEVEDEEDLALLEARDLLFARLLQYRAYKQVGGLLAERMTREARRFPRAVGLEDRFAKLLPEVLIGLGVDDFARLAARAMRPRPEPVVSLTHIHAPRVSVREQGAILVERLRRIRSTTFRALVADSPNVVTTIARFLALLELFREGAVTFEQAEALAELTVRWAGSDEGAVTVSDEFDEQDGGGEQDGGGQEPGDEQAEPDSTGDST
- the xerD gene encoding site-specific tyrosine recombinase XerD, translating into MSATGVERAVTGYLNHLSVERGLAANTLASYRRDLRRYAEFLAARGLDRADRIGPADVSAFLVRLREGDPDHPPLGASSAARTVVAVRGFHKFAHREGLTGDDPAREVRPPVPPRRLPKALPVADVERILEASGAGDTPLALRDRALLELLYGTGARISEAVGLDVDDLDLDAGAVLLRGKGGKERIVPVGSYAARAVTAYQVRARPALAAGGKGTPALFLNARGGRLSRQSAWTVLRHAAERANVPAEVSPHTLRHSFATHLLDGGADVRVVQELLGHASVTTTQVYTLVTVDKLREVYAATHPRARA
- a CDS encoding ParA family protein, producing MPVEPPGPAEPVVPAVPTEPVVDPAEPAETDEPDLTPVAPAPAGDEARSSSPRPRPQFPDPPPLESHGPARIIAIVNQKGGVGKTTTAINLGASLAELGRRVLLVDFDPQASLTIGLGIDPLALEATTYDMVIDRDVTAEDIRVKTAVDGMDLLPSDISLSGAEIQLVSEVARETTLARQLEALRPEYDLILIDCQPSLGLLTVNALTAADGVIIPLECEYFALRGLGFLVDKTIKTVQERINPRLRIEGILATMFDMRTLHAREILEEVVGRFGETVFHTVISRTVRFPETNKLGEPITTYAPNSVAAEAYRQLARELVGRLG